Below is a genomic region from Euwallacea similis isolate ESF13 chromosome 32, ESF131.1, whole genome shotgun sequence.
aactgaagaggctctcttttctcgctacttcatcacggactcgtacgcgttaaactctcgtcaacattctttaaataacgcatttctcgatattgtatagttgttaatgttaccaataaacctttgttaagttaagaaggtttagtttctcttatacgcgaaaacagtgtctctgagactgcgaactcagggtggtccttcataatcgatcaatccagtccacgatctacgtagttcacggttatcgtatcgaaaggggtgaatcgacccaaccacgtacacgcgccaaatttggaccaaacacACTTCTTTTGGTTTTATGCTCTTAAAGCCGATAACACACCATATACTAATAGCTACGCGGTATTGTTTCTAAGTTCACTAAGATTAAATGGTTTAGGAGTAATAGAGAAATTGTTGatataataaaagttatgtttcaattttcaagCATTGATTCAGAAAGCTTTAGAATGAAATATACTGAGGATGAATACGAGTGAGATGGGGCTAATTACGATCATTTTGAATACTCATCGATAAACCTAAAATTCTTTCAGAAACGATTTTAGGAATTCGTGaaatttgttgatatttttataaattttatgacatttttctATTCGTGAGGGACCTTGTTCCCTCTGAAAAAGCACAAACACTGTTTGTTTCtgatttttatgataattcTTTCTTATAATTTCTCAAGATTTATGCGAATATCTGCAGGTTCTCATAGAAAtcagtttgaaaatttgagatatcattttagatttttcggCACTGCTATTTTTAGGAGTTTAGATTATATTAGaagatattattttaatttcggAAATTCAAACATTGACGATTCAAACAAGtcgcttttaatttttctgaaacttttcttcttcttttttctgcaattttattctttttataaACGAAGTTGGttacaaaaataaagatttatgaCGGACGAGGGGCTCATTGTAATGAAAAATAGCTATAAAAGAGCTATAAATAAATTCctgtttttcgatttttttaaatttggtggTTCAACTCGGAGCGCAGCTTTCGTTAGTTGGAGATAACTGGTTGTTCTGGTTCAGAACTTccatcaaaatcaaaatattgagtttatattttattgagGATATGTAAGTACTAGGGACAGGTAAGACGAATCTGTGTAGATTCCTCCTCACGAagttacatattttcaaacttgGCTCATTAAagggtttttgatttttggacGTTACTAGCTATTCGAATCCAGTACTTTCagaaaaattgtcaaattgaGCTCATATTATAGGCAACTTATGGCCATATATACTCTTAGAATGGTATTAATGGAGCTCTGTAGATTTTCTCATTTCgaagttacaatttttcaaatttgattcGGTCCCCGAATGCAGTTTTCATCTTTTGGAGATGACTATTTGTTCTGGTCTACTGCTTCCAGAAAATCAGATTGAgctcatattttaaaaacgaattaaGTATTTAAAGTAGCTTAGATAAGTCAAAAAGTCTGTCTTCAGATTTCTGTTTTTTGAAgctgcatttttttttaacttggtTCAATTCTAGagtttcgttttttatttttggagatGACTGGTTGTTCCAGttcattattttctgaaaaatcaaCCTAGTGAATGCATGTTACAAGAATTGAACTAGCATTTACAAGGGTTTTTGTAAcccaaaaaacaatttttcagattcctccttttcgaaatttgaatttttaaagttgatTAATTCTTCGAGttgtattttcgatttttgaagATGATTGGATTTTTTGATCCAATAGTCTTCGAAAAATGAAGAAGTGATTGAACTCATATTTCGGGTACTGGCTAAATACACTTAGCGCCTTACATTAGCCCGCAAGggttttctagatttttttttgttgaagttacaatgtttcaaatttggtgGAATCCTCGACTGCACTTTACATGATTATGCATGTCTTGACGACTACTGAAAATCCTCAAAGTCTCTGAAATGGCAAATTAACTTGCACGTTAATTAAGCCAGGGTTCTGCATGACGAAGACAATCTACATGGATGAAAATGAATGATACTGAAAAGtcacaaaaaacttttttaaatgaatttgaaaatctttagCATTTACATTAGTCTCTGAAGACttttaaacaagtttttcaaCTTTAGCTTCGAAACTTCGTGTTGTTCGTCCCTGTCCCGACTCGGGACTTTTTAGATGGTAAACTACAGCATCAATCAGCAAAACTCCACTATAAAATGAGATCAAATTGACGGGGATGCATTCGGTATTCGGTGAATTTCAAGTGAGCTTGTATCACGAACAATGAGGTCGGCcgtcatatttttatttgctggGTTCGCCCTTTGCAGGGCTGCGCTACCTCTCGATCAGCACGACGAGGAAATTTCTCCGGTTTTATATCGGCAAAGACGGTAAGTGCGGCTTCAGGAAATGGGgcatattttactttatttggaaaattatataaatgtgCAGGGAACAGCCTCAATGGTATGGAGGAGGAGGCGGAGATAGAAATTCGCAGCATGGGACTATAGGGCTGCATAATCCAGATGGTGAGTAGATATAGCTGCAGGGGTGTCTCTATAGCTCATTAATGGTTAGAGATAGGTCTAGAACAGTGCACAGAAAAAGTatgctttttttatattatatacttTCCAAATACGTAAAACTTATAAGGTGAAAAATCCGATTTTTTGACCTCTGAAATACTAAATTCAAACTTTCGGTGAATGATTATACTTCAAATGTTactaaatgattttttagaaGGTACAttcaaaacatcaattttttagttttttaggaATACTCTTGTCAAACTCTGAAACCAAAGTCATAGGCGTGCCGAGCGTGCTTTCGGCTtagagaatttttcaaaattaaaaagctcTATATTTAGGAtgttcataaaatattatgatgATTCTGTACGTCACTATTTTAATGGAGTAGGAGCGAAAGATTTTGTTAAGCTAAAGGTCATCAACATGCAGTGTTGACCTTTGCATatacaaatcaaaatttgaaaattgtttaaactgtaaatttaaagtgctattaaaataaaacattgttttttcaGTACGTAAACGACACTCCTATCCATAActgaatttttcgaaatattttactGTTAAGGTAATTTCTCTTTCCCCAGGATCTGGAGGTAGAGTGTCTTACGGGCATGCAACTGGCTATGGACATGATCTAAGCGTAGACGCAATGGTTCCGGTATGGAAACATCAGAATGGACTGCAAGAGTCTACCTTGAACCTAGGAGGAGGCTTGAGCCATCATTTTGGAGGACCTGGCGGTAACCGTTTTACCGATGAAAGAGttggaataaattttttacatagattttagtgtaaaaaatatgtttttagtTCCTTCACGACATACAATATGCATACTTTTTATACCAGTGTctcaataaaatcaaatctgctaataaaaaaaaatggcaacaaaacacttttctttttatcttAAGTCGGCAAGTTGCCAAATGTCTCCCTTTTTCCTTGTGTTACgtatttttgaacattataTCTGAAATACCATATACCACTGAATACCACACgtctttcaataaaatttaccaaataCTAATGTATGATGCTGGAATGCGTAATGCTTTCTAATGATCCTTCTCTGTTCAAACAAAGCACTATTAATAACATTTGCCCAACCATATTTTTATCGTTATGAcggaaatttaattagtgttttttaataaattgaaaacaccATTTTCGATCTTTTGAATTGCTGATTGCGAGTCAAGGAAAAGTCCTTTAAAGCGATACATCACTTTAACAAAGTTTGGTCTGGAACAAAATATTCCGAAAATGTTTGCGATCACGTATACTATGATGGATTGGGTTTTTTTCTATGTATTTATACGACGCACTCTTGTAGGGAAATAAGGGACGGAAAGAAACACGTTTCTTTagagctttttttaaaatttttttcatttcagaaGAGAAAAGTGGTAAGCTCTTCTAAATTTGTAAACTGAATAGTCGGATATCACTTGCttttgatatacatataataaacgTTTGAAGATCTGCTCCTAGAGGTCGCCACGCCTTTATTTTGCCATTTAGTTTGTATTGCAAACTGTTAATTGTCCAATTCCATTAATTCGGCTATGTGACTATTTCGTGCGAGTCTCTGCTTTATATTGTTAGGAAAACAGATAATATTATGTTACTGTTACACGAGTCGCCCCTACGATACGGTAATCGCTTTAGCATTGCCAGGACGCCAGCGGTGGATTCGTGAAACTATTTTTACTCTTAGCCCTAAGTAGCACTTTATGTACAGGTCCTAGGGTAAATAATGTTCGACATTAAGGcccgttaaaaaaattcaattaatttcggTTTACGCCATCTTTTGGCTTAAAAGAgctattttttagtattttcccAAATTAAAGGTACGAAATCCAGAATCCTCCTTGGGGTGAAACCACCATCCCTCAGCAAATGATTGATCGCATAAATAACATTTCCCGGCCCTGGAAAACTCCAACGAGCGCTTAAATAAGTCGTTACCTGACGTTGTCGTTGAGAAAAATGTCCTCTCTTTCCtggtttaaattgaatattattcaAATCCAGGTATTATCCAGGTCTTTTAGCCCTAGGCAAGCATACAGGGTGCTGATAAGCTCCTGCAGTGCAGgtaatgtataaattattcGTTTACGCAACCATAttgttttcaaagattttatttcaaacataCCATACAGTTCTTTTATTGCCCCCAAAGGAAAATTCTATACGTGATAAAAGTTGCAAAGTTACTGCGGCaatgcattatttaaattgcaattGCATCGTTGCTGTAAAATGTTTACAGTGTGCGGAGATTCCTCCAAATCTCTTTTGTCAACTTTTTGAATTACCACTGAAGTTCCTCGaaggtaattttaaatattaatactatTAGTACATTTTCGTAACACTGAGCTTTTTTCTCGccattaaatctaaaaaaagcCATTTAGCTTTATAATTCGTTTGACATGAATGCAAGTTAATGTAGTGTAATAAAATGAGGcgaaatttttcgaattaggtaaaaaatgatttatggACATGTTTAAAATGTATCTCGCAGCTACGCGATTAATAGCCTGAAAAGATTATTGCAAATGGTGCATTCGGGCCCTTTTTTGCCCTTAATCTGCGCCCCTTGGTATCGAAAATaccataatattattaaaatcactCTTATGGTTTTTTGCAGGAGCTCGCATGCCTTGTTTTAGCCACAGAAATCCATTATTCTCTATGGGGGTCTGGCCGAAAAGGGCTGCGGAGTCTAAATTACGaaagggattttttaaaaaaggttaCTGAAAACTGACTATGACGTGGGCTTTGAAACAGTAGCGGAGCAGATCGTGGAGATCTTCAGAACAGTGACTGTTCTATTATGcgagtgttagggaaataactttcctaaatttaatcaatgatcaagaacatcattttgaacaaaaaagttcctcaCAACAGaggtcgaaaacctaatagtttaaaaaaaaagtgtcaaagttggtaaccgaaaagctttttttttaatttgaataaaatgtggaaaaacgTTCTTGATAAATGTTGATTGTTTGACATCtaccaaaaaaacttaaaattattcaacaacaACATCGCTAAAAgcatttgaaaacttaataactTAGTGCTTTCACCGCCGGGTTGAATTTCAGTATTCGCGGCATCTATCAAgattaatggtatttttggCATATCTGTGTTTTGCATCAGCATGTTATTGATGTTCCATAATTTGCAACAAATTTGAATGAGTGGTACACGGTGCGTGTACCACCGGCTTTTCGCCGCTGGTGGTACACATCGTGCACCATCGGCTCCGCTTGACGAAACCCGACGGTACACAATGTATACCGCCGGTACTGCACGTGTTAAGCggtaaaaataaacgtaagCGGCAACGCCGCATTGACCGTGGCCGATAAGAGgagtttattattgttttgattgttttttatggcccttagGGCCTCGCCCACTTTGTAGGTGAAGCGATAAGGCgttggaatgcgcagtaaacaggtAAATCTAGTACCTCAACAGTACATGAGTTTTTGGCTTATAGAGACAAAGTCCTGAAGAAGCTGGGCGCATTTACAGTAATCGcaatccagaaagaaaacttccaacTCGACAAGTGTTTCTTGTTGCAGGTAGCGTTATTCCTCCATATCAAGGACGAGGTCGACAGCGAGAAattggttctgaagccgaagaacGAATTCGAAACTTTGTTCAGgagagttcaacaaggagCTCCCGGAGTGGAGCATGCGTGAACTCAAATGGTTAACGTTTCGAACATTAAtgtagcaaaaacaataataaattcgtGTTTTTGAGTGTGATGTGAGCGGTGTAAAATGTATAACGTAACATGTTATGCTAattaaagataataataatttaaagataaatggattttcaaaataataaaatcagaatgacgtaatttttaattttcatgaatttagtgcattttgttaattatgtactgtaaaacctACCAGACCCAAAAAAACCGTGTAAAAGGCAATCCACCTTATGGAGCTACTTAGGTAGGtatggaaatgaaataaatacgacgTTAGAGGTGAGTTATAAAGCTGATGATCCTGTATCGCTGCCATGGCATTAAACGTGCTAGATACCAAATAACCCTGGCAGTATTATCTTAAGTACTGTATCCTTCGGTGCTGTACCAACTCTATGCACAATGTGATCAAGGGCAACAAAGTGAACCGGCATGTGTCGGTCCTACACTGCGCGTCCGTGGTCGCTCCTTTCCCTCATCCATGCATTCTTTCTTTACCCCATAAGTCTatgtaaaaatgattaaaattgattaagaTTTCTGCAAAATTCTATCATTTATATTATCTTTACAAAACTATGGGACTTCgaggtatttaaaatataaatcctGCGAAAACCACTTTATCGACAAATCAACAAAAACCTAACACTTTGAAAAACGGTCGACTGGTCAGTCTTTCCCCTTACTCCAGTGAATTACCGAATAAACTAAATTACACAGCATTCCACTCGTTCTTTGACGGCACGACTTTCACGTATAATAGTCTTAAAGGTTTATAGCAGCAGTATTACTACTGCAATTTTGTAGATAAGCACAGTACCGGTTAGATCTCCATTTGCTTTGCAGAAGGTATTCAAGAAGTCTCtggaaaatttgctttaaaaaaattacttagttTTGAGTATAATAGACGCCTGTAAATTAGTTGGCCAGTGAATGGACCTCAATCATAGCATGGCAAGATAACACAAGGCGATTACCAGATTAAATTCTTAGATACATCGGAGTATTTTTCGTTTGGCTCCTTCGAAAATTCGAACTTGTAGCAGTTTTGTGTAGCGTTTTCCTTAATGCCCATCGTCAGAACATATGGTCAGGACTGGAATTAATTAACATCATACAAGAAATTAGAACATACGGATTGGAAAGCGACTATAGGAATAGTTGTATAGGATCGTCCAAATTCGAGGCGTGTTATTGGCATCTCGAAAACGATGGGAGATACGAGGTCGTTTAAGTCGAGGTGAAGTTGTATAATTTAGGGTTCAATAAAATGCCACTTCGAGTCCGGGAAAATTCTGAATACTTTCGTATATATCcggaaaaaactgaaattttgctatataattttatttatttttttactttatttgaagagatatttCAGAGCAATTGTCACTTCATTATTAccactttttttcaataaacttatttcatacattaaaatttactgaaaaaatctATGATTCGAGGAGAACACACTGCAACGAAGACAAACCTATGGTAAAAATAATACGCGGGAGAGAGACAGATATATGCACTTTTTAAGAGGGTATTTTTATCACATCTACCACTTTTTTATGGTTGTTATACGTCACTGTCCTCAGAAGGGCAAAAGGCAACAAACgacaagttaaaaaaatccaggtccgtatttataaaaatcacgGTGATGATGGTGGctcaaagacgaaacgtcgtATTTCGAACTTTAGAACGCCACCTTGCAGGGAAGAAAGTGGTAATGATGAAGCGACATTGAAACATTTCTTCAAAGaaagtcaggaaaaaataaaaataacgcagcgaaatttcagttttttctggatatctccgaaagtattcggaaCTTTTCCGGATCCAAAGTAGCATTTTCCTGGACGCTAATTCATGCAACTGCTCCAATTGGAACCACCTCGCATCTCTtacagttttcgagatttcAATGATACGCCTCG
It encodes:
- the LOC136418010 gene encoding diptericin-D-like, producing the protein MRSAVIFLFAGFALCRAALPLDQHDEEISPVLYRQRREQPQWYGGGGGDRNSQHGTIGLHNPDGSGGRVSYGHATGYGHDLSVDAMVPVWKHQNGLQESTLNLGGGLSHHFGGPGGNRFTDERVGINFLHRF